A genomic region of Melanotaenia boesemani isolate fMelBoe1 chromosome 13, fMelBoe1.pri, whole genome shotgun sequence contains the following coding sequences:
- the prpf6 gene encoding pre-mRNA-processing factor 6 — translation MATTAAKQAPKIVPKTSTGGTAAAGASGGPPVMPLASPLMGKKKKPFLGMPAPLGYVPGLGRGATGFTTRSDIGPARDANDPVDDRHAPPGKRTVGDQMKKNQDDDDEDLNDTNYDEFNGYAGSLFSSGPYEKDDEEADAIYAALDKRMDERRKERRELREKEEIEKYRMERPKIQQQFSDLKRKLAEVSEEEWLSIPEVGDARNKRQRNPRYEKLTPVPDSFFSKHLQSGENHTTVDPLQGLGGLNTPYPGSMTPGLMTPGTGELDMRKIGQARNTLMDMRLSQVSDSVSGQTVVDPKGYLTDLNSMIPTYGGDISDIKKARLLLKSVRETNPHHPPAWIASARLEEVTGKLQVARNLIMKGTEMCPKSEDVWLEAARLQPGDTAKAVVAQAVRHLPQSVRIYIRAAELETDVRAKKRVLRKALENVSKSVRLWKTAVELEEPEDARIMLSRAVECCPTSVELWLALARLETYENARRVLNKARENIPTDRHIWITAAKLEEANGNTQMVDKIIDRAITSLRANGVEINREQWIQDAEECDKAGSVATCQAVIRAVIGIGIEEEDRKHTWMEDSESCVAHGALECARAIYAHSLQVFPSKKSVWLRAAYFEKNHGTRESLEALLQRAVAHCPKAEVLWLMGAKSKWLAEDVPAARSILALAFQANPNSEEIWLAAVKLESENNEYERARRLLAKARSSAPTARVFMKSVKLEWVLEKIDDAQELCTEALKHYEDFPKLWMMRGQIEEQCENMDKAREAYNQGLKKCPQSVPLWLLLSRLEERVGQLTRARAILEKARLKNPQSPELWLESVRLEYRAGLKNIANTLMAKALQECPNSGILWAEAVFLEARPQRKTKSVDALKKCEHDPHVLLAVAKLFWSERKITKAREWFLRTVKIEPDLGDAWALFYKFELQHGTQEQQEEVLKRCENAEPRHGELWCAESKHVLNWQKKTGEILMQVASKIKNTF, via the exons ATGGCTACCACTGCAGCTAAACAAGCGCCTAAAATTGTCCCCAAAACGTCTACGGGAGGCACCGCGGCGGCGGGAGCTAGCGGTGGGCCCCCAGTAATGCCTCTTGCCTCTCCGCTTatggggaaaaagaagaagccGTTTCTGGGGATGCCCGCTCCGCTGGGCTACGTTCCCGGTCTGGGCAGAGG TGCTACTGGGTTCACCACCCGGTCTGATATTGGTCCTGCTCGTGATGCTAATGATCCAGTGGATGATCGACACGCACCCCCTGGAAAAAGGACAGTTGGggaccaaatgaaaaaaaatcaagatgatgatgatgaagatctGAATGACACCAACTATGATGAG ttcaaTGGTTATGCAGGTAGCTTGTTCTCCAGTGGACCTTATGAGAAAGATGATGAAGAAGCAGATGCTATATATGCAGCACTAGACAAAAGGATGGATGAAAGACGCAAAGAAAGAAG GGAGCtgagagaaaaggaagaaattGAGAAATATCGTATGGAGCGACCCAAAATCCAGCAACAGTTTTCAGATCTGAAG AGGAAGTTGGCAGAGGTGTCAGAGGAGGAGTGGCTTAGCATCCCTGAAGTTGGAGATGCTAGGAACAAACGGCAGAGGAATCCCCGCTATGAGAAACTCACCCCTGTCCCTGATAGCTTCTTTTCCAAACACCTGCAGAGTGGAGAGAACCACACCACTGTCGACCCTTTGCAAGGG CTGGGAGGCCTGAACACACCTTACCCAGGAAGCATGACCCCTGGTCTGATGACGCCAGGAACAGGAGAACTGGATATGAGGAAAATTGGTCAGGCCAGAAACACACTGATGGATATGAGACTCAGTCAG GTGTCTGACTCGGTAAGCGGGCAGACAGTTGTTGATCCAAAGGGTTACCTCACAGATCTTAACTCCATGATCCCCACATATGGAGGGGACATCAG TGACATCAAGAAGGCTCGTCTGCTGCTGAAATCGGTGAGGGAGACCAATCCTCACCATCCACCTGCCTGGATTGCTTCTGCAAGGCTGGAGGAAGTGACTGGAAAACTGCAGGTGGCCAGAAACCTGATCATGAAGGGCACAGAGATGTGTCCTAAG AGTGAAGACGTGTGGCTGGAGGCAGCCAGGCTTCAACCAGGTGACACCGCTAAAGCTGTGGTTGCCCAGGCTGTTCGTCACCTGCCGCAGTCCGTCCGCATCTACATCAGAGCTGCCGAGCTGGAGACAGATGTCAGAGCTAAGAAACGTGTCCTCAGAAAGG CCTTGGAAAATGTGTCTAAGTCAGTTCGACTGTGGAAGACAGCTGTTGAGCTGGAAGAACCAGAGGATGCCAGGATCATGCTTAGCAGAGCTGTGGAGTGTTGTCCTACAAGTGTGGAG CTGTGGCTGGCACTAGCCCGTTTGGAAACATATGAAAATGCCCGTCGCGTCTTGAACAAAGCTCGAGAGAATATCCCAACCGATCGGCACATCTGGATCACTGCTGCTAAGTTGGAGGAGGCCAATGGCAACACTCAGATGGTGGACAAGATCATTGACAGAGCCATTACTTCTCTGCGGGCCAACGGTGTGGAGATCAACAGAGAACAGTGGATACAG GATGCAGAAGAGTGCGACAAAGCAGGCAGTGTGGCTACCTGTCAGGCTGTGATAAGGGCCGTCATTGGGATCGGCATAGAGGAGGAGGACCGCAAACACACCTGGATGGAAGACTCAGAGAGT TGTGTGGCCCATGGAGCGCTGGAGTGTGCCAGGGCCATCTATGCCCATTCCCTGCAGGTGTTTCCCAGTAAGAAAAGTGTCTGGCTCAGAGCAGCCTACTTTGAGAAGAATCATGGCACCAG AGAGTCTTTGGAGGCCCTCCTACAGAGAGCAGTGGCTCATTGTCCCAAAGCAGAGGTCCTCTGGCTAATGGGGGCCAAGTCCAAGTGGCTGGCTGAGGATGTGCCAGCAGCTCGAAGTATCCTCGCTCTGGCCTTCCAG GCTAACCCCAACAGTGAAGAGATCTGGCTTGCTGCTGTCAAACTGGAGTCTGAAAATAACGAGTATGAAAGAGCCCGTCGACTGCTGGCCAAGGCTCGCAGCAGTGCACCAACAGCCAGG GTATTTATGAAATCGGTGAAGCTGGAGTGGGTGTTAGAAAAGATAGATGATGCCCAGGAGCTGTGCACCGAGGCCCTGAAACACTACGAAGACTTCCCGAAGCTTTGGATGATGCGAGGCCAGATTGAGGAGCAGTGTGAAAATATGGACAAGGCCAGAGAGGCCTATAACCAAGGG ttaaaaaaatgtcccCAGTCGGTACCTCTGTGGTTACTGCTGTCTCGTCTGGAAGAGAGAGTTGGACAGCTGACCAGAGCCAGAGCAATCCTGGAGAAAGCCCGACTCAAGAACCCGCAGAGCCCTGAGCTCTG GTTGGAGTCTGTCAGACTGGAGTACCGGGCTGGGCTGAAGAACATAGCTAACACTCTAATGGCCAAAGCCCTGCAGGAGTGCCCAAATTCAG GCATCTTGTGGGCTGAGGCCGTGTTCCTGGAAGCCAGGCCGCAGAGGAAGACTAAGAGTGTGGATGCGTTGAAGAAATGTGAACATGATCCTCATGTCCTACTTGCTGTAGCAAA GTTGTTTTGGAGCGAGCGTAAAATCACCAAAGCCAGAGAGTGGTTCCTCAGAACAGTCAAGATTGAGCCAGACCTGGGAGACGCTTGGGCTCTCTTTTACAAGTTTGAGTTGCAGCATGGTACACAG GAACAGCAGGAAGAGGTGCTAAAGCGCTGTGAGAATGCAGAGCCCCGCCATGGAGAGCTTTGGTGCGCTGAGTCCAAACACGTCCTGAACTGGCAGAAAAAGACAGGAGAGATCTTGATGCAGGTAGCCAGCAAGATCAAGAACACTTTTTGA
- the aar2 gene encoding protein AAR2 homolog, whose amino-acid sequence MASISSTNMDPDVARRLFEEGATLVLLGVPRGTELGIDCKSWQVGPLFRGVKMIPPGLHFLNYSPVNSPSCGGEIGPKRGLFINLKPREILLANWDPKEEDLDFSASKNDEEVNRIRETLQELDPYLGPYPYEVMRKWVSLTDRLSEELAFNLQPLSGRVCAFSDVIPEVQLRHTKDRAEQPRNDTACQSMKEGLDRLPKMKQREGTELRFSVIPKQTYPPGATPAEITQCSMDLSYALETVLEKNHSQQPLNLLGELQFAFVCFLIGNVYEGFEHWKCLLALMCRAEEAMRKHKELYLGLIAVLYHQLGEIPPDFFVDIVSQNNFLTTTLQDFFQLATGPGIDGTLRKRAEKFKTHLTKKFRWDFDADLEDCAPVVVELPEGVTVD is encoded by the exons ATGGCAAGTATTAGCAGCACAAACATGGATCCAGATGTTGCTCGCAGGCTGTTTGAGGAGGGAGCTACCCTGGTGCTGCTGGGTGTTCCTCGAGGTACAGAGCTCGGAATAGACTGCAAGAGTTGGCAAGTTGGTCCTCTCTTTCGGGGAGTTAAGATGATCCCCCCAGGATTACACTTCCTTAATTACAGCCCTGTTAACTCGCCAAGCTGTGGAGGAGAAATTGGCCCTAAAAGAGGCCTATTTATTAATCTCAAACCCAGAGAGATTTTACTGGCCAACTGGGATCCCAAAGAAGAAGATCTCGATTTCTCAGCCTCCAAGAATGACGAGGAAGTAAACCGGATCCGTGAGACCTTGCAAGAATTAGATCCGTACTTAGGCCCTTATCCCTATGAGGTGATGAGGAAATGGGTTTCTCTCACAGACCGTCTCAGTGAGGAATTGGCCTTTAACTTGCAGCCTCTTTCAGGTCGAGTATGCGCCTTCAGTGATGTCATTCCTGAGGTTCAGTTAAGGCACACCAAAGACAGGGCAGAGCAGCCGAGGAATGACACGGCCTGTCAGAGCATGAAAGAAGGACTCGACAGGCTCCCTAAGATGAAGCAAAGGGAGGGGACCGAGTTGCGCTTCTCTGTTATCCCCAAGCAAACCTACCCACCTGGGGCCACACCAGCTGAGATCACACAGTGTAGCATGGACCTGAGTTATGCTCTGGAGACTGTGCTGGAGAAGAACCACAGTCAGCAGCCTCTAAACCTACTgg GTGAGCTGCAGTTCGCCTTTGTGTGTTTCTTGATTGGAAATGTGTATGAGGGCTTTGAGCACTGGAAGTGCCTCCTGGCTCTGATGTGCCGCGCGGAAGAAGCCATGAGGAAGCATAAGGAACTCTACCTGGGCCTCATTGCTGTGCTTTACCACCAGCTTGGAGAAATACCCCCTGACTTTTTTGTTGACATTGTTTCACAAAACAACTTCCTTACCACCACACTTCAG GACTTTTTCCAGCTTGCCACTGGACCAGGTATAGACGGCACCCTACGTAAGAGAGCAGAGAAGTTCAAAACCCATCTGACCAAGAAGTTTCGCTGGGATTTTGATGCAGACCTGGAAGACTGTGCACCTGTGGTGGTGGAGCTGCCTGAAGGCGTCACAGTGGACTGA